A window of Ruminiclostridium herbifermentans genomic DNA:
AGAAATATTACAGTTTGTATATTGATAAGTCTTGTTTCTGTAGCCAGCAACACCTTCTGTATGCTTGCACTGACAAGAACCTCAAGTGCAAACACTGCATTTATAGTACAGCTTTCTATAATAATTACACCAATAATAATGTCTATACTAGACAGAAAAGCTCCCACTCCGAAAATTATAATTTCTGCATTGCTTGCAATGGGAGGTATTTATTTAATTACATGCTACGGAAAAGGTCTACAGATTAATTTAGGAGACATATTTGCTCTTTGCAATGCTGTATGTTTTTCACTGTACATAGCATTGCAGAATAAGTTTTTAAATGAAGTTAATCCAGTACAGTTTACATTTTTTCAGCACGCTACTAATTTCATAGCCTTTTTAGTATTGTCACTTATGTTTGAAAAAAGTTCTATTGCTTTTGGGAATATTTTAAATCCATTGTTCTTTGTACTGATTGGGCTAAATGCTGTAGTGATAATATTTACATCCTTGTTTCAAAGTTCTGCAATAAAGTATATACGTCCTGAAAACGCCACCATTCTTTATTCCTTTGAGCCTGTAACAACTGCAATACTTGGAGCGGCTATTTTAGGTGAAAAATTTACTGGAATACATGCAGTAGTAGGCTGCTTTATCATCCTATTCGCTGCAATAATATCGTCTCTTAAACCCAGACATCTATTCAAAAAACGTATGTATAAATTATTATTTCAGATAAATACAAAAATTTAAAAATATTTAATAACTAAAACACGCATGTTTACAATATCCTAACTAACACTGATATTGCTAAACATGCGTGTTAATATTATTTACTATCTATGTCTTTCACTTTTTTCCTTAAACTTAGGGAAATTATTGCCATCCCAGTTCTCCAACTGTTTATTGAATTCCTGAATAGCCTTATCGCCTTCTTCTTTTGTCATGATTCCCTTTTTTACATTCTGCTCAATATGAGTCTTGAATTTT
This region includes:
- a CDS encoding DMT family transporter, with product MKIITKANAQFFLLLNALFWGSSYIWSKMLLNILPPFFILFICSILGLLITVVLFKKHLTDFNKRNITVCILISLVSVASNTFCMLALTRTSSANTAFIVQLSIIITPIIMSILDRKAPTPKIIISALLAMGGIYLITCYGKGLQINLGDIFALCNAVCFSLYIALQNKFLNEVNPVQFTFFQHATNFIAFLVLSLMFEKSSIAFGNILNPLFFVLIGLNAVVIIFTSLFQSSAIKYIRPENATILYSFEPVTTAILGAAILGEKFTGIHAVVGCFIILFAAIISSLKPRHLFKKRMYKLLFQINTKI